A single region of the Chelonia mydas isolate rCheMyd1 chromosome 4, rCheMyd1.pri.v2, whole genome shotgun sequence genome encodes:
- the CCDC110 gene encoding coiled-coil domain-containing protein 110: MIPFALQGRTAGTAVAGAGGRGRTPCRSPSPGPWPAARRQDRILQQQLKSFQALRQQTLLNVNLVQSEISEILNKNIIDIKTQQHSPDNLPMISTPPEMAMPTGSPETPLSKKKFHLDKKLCTTQSVEANSNIIFGNVVSDVNISHQISLKAVATGKIENSVEPIKNKTMIALKNDCKLKDYAKYECFLPCTNLEAESMVSPNEKVILDEALMPLLKYSDELHLTDNFSYSIKPLKQELQKSHEQELAHAFGHQNISCSQSNVSDDMSEQDQEKSALFLSREKLHMDLKSREISESEESANSLHVALVSLKRNNLSLGQEFNKDSECDSSQNSSYITPCSTQTETETKNKNKELHSTDSALGTFQLNVISETVKDKLLMFDHVEKLQKEKEKQLHIINQRLLKLGNQNFYEIRADEYTAKMEELQNSLKDFKHLQKKVMELENENVTLKSKMKPLTVIIRSLREINSQYEKQIKDLVEEKKSMQVRLVKSEGDSKECIKEVKKLLKKCKELQDQKKTLEGERSQLCTENQCMMQALDNFKINNQKAQENMIAVTSEKDKLFAELESLQKERSVLQEANQKLEIKTSQLAKEKNSLEKELEKNQIEIQQLKEKENVTKSEQETLLHIMQSLKDKKLDLEMTLQECANARQTIQKALEKVQSDKAYTEEKLLTELQNTKAERDILKTNLLNTNREWENLSTVVANITEDNQVLKKELQECKQDTSKYENNIRRLNEDRLLMENHLRTIENERDVLQFEFRHLHKDYVNLRDQVTVLVNEQSKHTYISGKEKYHSMYSTEICEEISDYRYTALECNPQGMCCTFQHLTAQVLF; encoded by the exons ATCCTTCAACAACAGCTGAAATCATTTCAGGCACTTCGGCAACAGACTCTGCTGAATGTTAACTTG GTACAATCTGAAATCAGTGAGATactgaataaaaatataattgacATAAAAACTCAACAACATAGCCCAGACAATCTTCCAATGATCAGCACACCTCCCGAGATGGCTATG CCTACAGGGAGTCCAGAAACACCACTGTCTAAGAAGAAATTTCATCTTGATAAGAAACTCTGTACCACTCAATCTGTGGAAGCAAATTCTAATATTATCTTTGGAAATGTGGTCAGTGATGTAAATATTTCACATCAGATTTCATTAAAAGCTGTAGCAACTGGAAAGATTGAAAACTCAGTAGaaccaattaaaaacaaaactatgatTGCTCTAAAAAATGATTGTAAATTGAAAGATTATGCCAAATATGAATGTTTTCTACCTTGTACTAATTTGGAGGCTGAAAGTATGGTGTCTCCTAATGAGAAAGTAATTTTGGATGAAGCTCTTATGCCTCTTCTCAAATATAGTGATGAACTTCATTTAACAGACAACTTTAGCTATTCTATCAAGCCATTGAAACAAGAACTTCAAAAGTCTCATGAACAGGAACTAGCACATGCATTTGGACATCAAAATATTTCCTGTAGTCAAAGTAATGTTTCTGATGATATGTCAGAACAAGACCAAGAAAAATCTGCTCTTTTTTTATCTAGAGAGAAATTACATATGGACTTAAAATCAAGGGAAATTTCAGAATCTGAGGAATCGGCAAACAGTTTGCATGTTGCTCTGGTTTCCCTTAAAAGAAATAATCTGAGTCTTGGTCAAGAATTTAATAAAGACTCTGAATGTGACAGCTCACAGAATTCTTCTTATATAACTCCATGCAGTACACAAACAGAAACTGAaaccaagaacaaaaacaaagaattgCATAGCACTGACAGTGCTCTTGGCACATTCCAGTTAAATGTCATTTCTGAAACCGTAAAAGATAAATTACTAATGTTCGATCACGTAGAGAaactacagaaagaaaaagaaaagcagctgcaCATCATAAACCAAAGGTTACTAAAGCTTGGAAATCAGAACTTCTATGAAATCAGAGCTGATGAGTACACCGCAAAAATGGAAGAGTTACAAAATTCCCTGAAAGATTTTAAACACTTGCAAAAGAAAGTGATGGAACTTGAGAATGAAAATGTAACTCTCAAGTCAAAAATGAAACCTCTTACTGTTATCATAAGGTCTCTAAGAGAGATAAATTCACAGTATGAGAAGCAAATTAAGGATTTAgttgaagaaaagaaaagcatgcAAGTCAGATTAGTTAAATCAGAAGGAGACAGCAAAGAATGTATTAAAGAAGTGAAAAAATTGTTAAAGAAATGCAAAGAACTTCAAGACCAAAAGAAAACTCTTGAGGGAGAGAGGAGTCAACTCTGTACTGAAAACCAATGTATGATGCAAGCATTAGATAACTTCAAAATTAATAACCAGAAAGCACAAGAAAATATGATTGCTGTTACCAGTGAAAAAGATAAGCTCTTTGCAGAACTAGAATCTTTGCAAAAGGAACGTTCAGTGTTGCAAGAAGCAAATCAGAAACTAGAGATAAAAACATCCcagcttgcaaaagaaaagaaCTCACTTGAAAAAGaacttgaaaaaaatcagattgaaATACAgcaactgaaagaaaaagaaaatgtaacaaaATCTGAACAGGAGActcttcttcacataatgcaatcACTTAAAGACAAAAAGCTTGATCTTGAAATGACATTGCAAGAATGTGCTAATGCTAGACAAACGATACAGAAGGCTCTTGAGAAGGTCCAGTCTGATAAAGCTTACACAGAGGAGAAACTCTTGACCGAACTTCAAAATACAAAAGCAGAAAGGGATATTTTGAAGACTAACTTGTTGAATACGAACAGAGAATGGGAGAATTTATCTACAGTGGTGGCAAATATCACAGAggacaatcaggttcttaaaaaagaaCTGCAGGAATGTAAACAAGATACTTCCAAATATGAAAATAACATCAGAAGATTGAATGAAGACCGTTTACTAATGGAAAACCATCTGCGGACGATAGAAAATGAAAGGGATGTATTGCAGTTTGAATTTCGCCATCTCCATAAGGATTATGTTAATCTAAGGGACCAAGTTACTGTTCTGGTTAATGAGCAGAGTAAACACACTTACATTTCAGGCAAGGAAAAATATCATTCCATGTATTCCACTGAAATTTGTGAAGAAATTTCTGATTACAGGTATACAGCTTTAGAATGCAATCCTCAAGGTATGTGCTGTACTTTTCAACATCTTACTGCACAAGTGttgttttaa